One genomic window of Scylla paramamosain isolate STU-SP2022 chromosome 20, ASM3559412v1, whole genome shotgun sequence includes the following:
- the LOC135110395 gene encoding uncharacterized protein LOC135110395, whose amino-acid sequence MTEDQFVPANGLDILESHLLHHVHQQHKESKKVARLRKEMEYHDSLAEAEAMFSKKKKERDLAVASAELNALSLVEEEVKMLPGNDESVEKQSYLQQYIESQNEMKAQAIANQQSDNAMPHKYVTFHDPQKPSCNRDNELMTNEVDGQIFSEPQVINLNPTAQSLVPSSRRHTHNVNMPNNVNNVRQNHQSFSYPGRTFAINIPDPKWSLPPIEPNTFDGEPMEFPSWLKNFETYVESKTSVGKERLAYLERYTTGEAKDAIKMLMHFNSDADYVQAKKILSDRFGNKSIIADAYTNKLMNWLPISPHNGPALTAFSDFLKCCLAAMKHTSYLSFLNDPREQRKVLAKLPGHVVHDWRKQAMIYLDTNSNNTSSSNEEHHPPFEMLCEFVQKEAKGASNPFLSWNSVSKEVNDWIKTQTRATNWKPRESNIMTKNRGSRTFMAKSIEEKPMWSFQSKVNVQANKQYPKDQESKGRFCHYCTKDHDLDDCKEFAKLDGNTRYKFAKEKRLCTGCLKMGHKGKDCRRRKVCKVCQRYHPTALHNDDMTRTESQRVPAQATQPKDDKPTVVANKVKVTESVTHDMHTMIVPVWLHHVSNEENKFLVYSLLDEQSDASFIKESTLNKLGVSGPSVSLNIHTISGKQITDSIKIHGLKVRGYNEEVEISIPSAYSTENISAGRSQIPRTETACDWPHLKAISDKLMKYDPNNDIGLLIGLDCAEAIMAEEQIAGDSKKHPYARRTELGWGIIGKISPHSSPMEDTVVVYRTVTQEVEINEEKRVNFLVVPTKTKEMINPSQVRDMFELDFSDRKSADTPLSYEDKRFMSKMKEGVHQLKDGHYELPLPLKDDNVKLPNNKLLAEQRLKKLRAKLEKDNQHEGDYKVFMDDMITKGYAEVVPTKDLVRNDGKVWYIPHHGVYHPRKPRKLRVVFDCSANYRNQSLNSHLLQGPDLTNKLIGVLCRFRQESIALVCDIEAMYHQVKVNPEHRDMLRFLWWENGDLNNKIAEYRMTAHLFGATSSPSVANFALKKAADDYGCGFDAAKFVRNNFYVDDGLKSVATMDEGVTLIQQSKELCYKGGFNLHKFLSNNKAVLAAISPHERADGIKSLDFSKNEDTLPIERTLGVEWCIESDTFQFRIKLKDKPLTRRGILSTVSSIYDPLGLVSPLILTGKQILQELCKNAVDWDDEVPDYVKPKWIKWKDELHKLDQLKVPRCYKPDDFGEVEKVELHHFSDACQEGYGQCSYIRLISKTGQIHCALVMAKSRVTPLKTMTIPRLELAAAVVSVRIHKLLKGELEYNNVEEVFWTDSKVVLGYIANEAKRFHVYVANRVETIRDHTSPNQWKFVETQYNPADHASRGMTADELCNSKIWWNGPEFLWQHSKMDSHSKYKVISENDPEVKKVVCHAVGTQQPTDILERLEYFSDWFKAKRAVAVCLKLLNSFRGKGDGTTKVKGNTYKPVNVAEVSEAENVIIKQLQAKAFQKEINVLKSSANHNSLIKGDNGKGTKVIDKTSSLYNLDPFIDKNGIMRVGGRLRFSNLTDESKHPVILPKTSHITQLIICHHHKRTNHQGRGITLNEIRSCGYWIVGGSSLVSRHISKCIICRKVRSTTQGQKMADLPIDRLEPSPPFTYSAVDFFGPFYVKEGRKELKRYGVLFTCMACRAVHIETANSMDTSSFLSAYRHFVGRRGPVRQLRCDQGTNFVGAKSEYEKCLKELK is encoded by the coding sequence atgacagaggatcaatttgttccagcaaacggtctagacattctagagtctcatctacttcatcacgttcatcagcagcacaaagaaagcaagaaggtagccagacttagaaaggaaatggaatatcatgatagtttagcagaggcagaagcaatgttctcaaagaaaaagaaagagagagatttagcagttgctagtgcagaacttaatgctcttagcttagttgaagaagaagtaaaaatgcttccaggtaatgatgaaagtgtagagaagcaaagttatcttcaacaatacatagagtcacaaaatgaaatgaaagcacaagcaattgcaaatcaacaaagtgacaatgccatgcctcacaaatatgttacattccatgacccacagaaaccttcttgcaatagagataatgaattgatgacaaatgaagtagatggacaaatatttagtgaacctcaggtaataaatctcaaccctacagctcaaagtcttgtaccaagctctcgtagacacactcataatgtcaacatgcctaataatgtaaataatgtgagacagaatcatcaatccttttcctaTCCTGGGagaacctttgcaatcaacatacctgatcccaagtggagcctccctccaatagagcctaacacttttgatggagaacccatggaatttccaagttggttgaaaaactttgaaacttatgtagagtctaaaacttctgttggtaaagagagacttgcctacttagagaggtatacaactggtgaggcaaaggatgccattaaaatgttaatgcactttaactctgatgctgactatgtgcaagcaaagaaaattcttagtgatagatttggaaacaaaagcatcatagctgatgcttacacaaataagttaatgaattggctaccaatctctccgcataatggtccagcattaacagcattctcagattttttgaagtgctgtttagctgcaatgaaacacacttcttatttgtcatttctgaatgaccctagagagcagagaaaggtgctagcaaaactccctggacatgttgttcatgactggagaaagcaagcgatgatatatcttgatactaacagtaataacacttctagtagcaatgaagagcaccacccaccctttgaaatgttatgtgaatttgtccagaaagaagcaaaaggagcaagcaatccatttctttcctggaattcagtaagtaaggaagtaaatgattggatcaaaactcaaacaagggcaaccaattggaaaccaagggaatcaaacatcatgacaaagaatagagggagtagaactttcatggctaaatcaattgaggaaaaaccaatgtggtcattccaaagtaaagtaaatgtacaagccaacaaacagtatcccaaggaccaggaaagtaaaggacgattctgtcactactgtacaaaggatcatgatttagatgattgcaaggaatttgccaaacttgatggtaatactaggtacaaatttgctaaagaaaaacggttatgtacagggtgtctaaaaatgggtcacaaaggaaaggattgtagaagaaggaaagtttgtaaagtatgtcagagataccatcccacagcccttcacaatgatgacatgacaagaactgagagccaaagggtgccagcacaagcaactcagcctaaagatgataaacccacagtagtagcaaataaggtcaaagttacagaatcagtgacacatgacatgcacaccatgatagttcctgtatggttacatcatgttagtaacgaagagaataaatttttagtgtattccctgctggatgagcagtctgatgcttcattcatcaaggaaagcactctgaataaattgggagtcagtggaccatcagtgtcactcaatatccacacaataagtggaaaacaaatcactgattctatcaaaattcatggacttaaagtaagaggttataatgaagaagtggaaatatcaatcccttcagcatattcaacagaaaacatttcagctggacggagtcagataccaaggaccgagactgcttgtgactggccccacttaaaggcaatctctgacaaactaatgaaatatgacccaaacaaTGACATAGGActtctcattggtcttgattgtgcagaagccattatggcagaagagcaaatagcaggtgatagtaAGAAGCATCCTtatgctcgtaggacagagctaggttgggggatcattggtaaaatctcaccccattcaagtccaatggaggatacagtggtagtctacagaacagtgacacaagaagtagaaatcaatgaagaaaagagggttaatttcttagtggttcctactaaaaccaaagagatgattaatccttctcaagtgagagatatgtttgaacttgacttcagtgatagaaagtcagctgacactccattatcatatgaagataaaaggtttatgagtaagatgaaagaaggagtacatcagctgaaggatggccattatgagttgccccttcctcttaaagatgataacgtcaagcttccaaacaacaaactattagcagagcagagactcaagaagttaagagctaaacttgagaaggataatcaacatgaaggtgattacaaagtgttcatggatgatatgattacaaaaggttatgcagaggttgtaccgacaaaggatttagttaggaatgatggtaaggtctggtacattccacatcatggagtctatcatccgagaaagccaaggaagttgagagttgtctttgactgtagtgcaaactacaggaaccagtcattaaacagtcacctgttacaaggcccagaccttaccaacaaacttattggagtgttgtgtaggtttaggcaagaaagcattgcacttgtatgtgatatagaggcaatgtaccatcaagtgaaggtcaacccagaacacagagacatgttaagattcctttggtgggaaaatggtgaccttaataataagatagctgaatacaggatgacagctcacctgtttggagctacttcatctccaagtgtagccaactttgctcttaagaaagctgcagatgactacgggtgtggatttgatgcagccaagtttgtaagaaacaacttttatgttgatgatggtttgaagtcagtagctacaatggatgaaggtgtcactcttattcagcagagcaaagaattatgttacaagggaggttttaaccttcataagttcttgtcaaacaacaaagctgtattagctgcaatttctcctcatgagagagcagatggaattaaaagtttggattttagtaagaatgaagacacactgcctatagaaagaactttgggagttgagtggtgcatagaatctgacacatttcaatttagaataaagctgaaagacaagccactcaccaggagaggcattctgtcaacagtgagctctatatatgatccattaggtctagtgtcacctctcatactgactggaaagcaaattttacaagaattatgtaagaatgcagttgattgggatgatgaggtgccagattatgtcaaacctaaatggataaaatggaaggatgagctgcacaaactagatcagttaaaggtacctagatgctacaaacctgatgactttggggaagtagaaaaggttgaactccatcacttttcagatgcctgtcaagagggatatggccagtgctcatatattagattaattagcaagactggccaaattcattgtgcattagtaatggcaaagtcacgtgtcacacctctaaaaaccatgacaattcccagactagaactagcagcagcagtggtgtcagttagaatccataaactcttgaagggagaacttgagtataataatgtggaagaagtattttggacagacagcaaagtagtccttggttacattgcaaatgaagcaaagagattccatgtatatgttgcaaatagagtagaaacaataagagatcacacttcaccaaatcagtggaaatttgtagagacacagtataacccagcagatcatgcatctagaggcatgacagcagatgaattgtgtaatagcaagatctggtggaatggcccagaattcctttggcaacatagcaaaatggatagccattccaagtacaaggtcataagtgagaatgatccagaagtgaagaaagttgtatgccatgctgtaggtacacaacagcccacagatatactagaaagacttgagtatttttcagattggtttaaagcaaagagggcagttgctgtatgcctcaagcttttgaacagcttcagaggaaaaggtgatggcactactaaagtaaagggaaacacatataagccagtaaatgtagcagaagtgtcagaagctgaaaatgtaattataaaacaactgcaagcaaaggcattccagaaggaaataaatgtactgaaatcatctgctaaccataattctttaattaaaggagacaatggcaagggaacaaaagtgatagacaagaccagttccctctataatttagatcccttcattgacaaaaatggtatcatgagagtaggaggaagattgaggttTTCTAATttgacagatgaatccaaacatccagtcatcctccccaaaacatctcacataacccagctgataatatgccaccatcacaaaaggacaaatcatcaaggcaggggcataactttaaatgaaatcaggtcatgtggatactggatagtaggaggatcatccctagtatcaaggcacatttcaaagtgcattatctgtcgtaaagttagaagtacaacacagggacagaagatggcagacctgcctattgacagactagaaccatcacctccttttacatactcagcagtagatttctttggccctttctatgtcaaagaggggcgtaaagagcttaaaagatatggagtgctctttacttgcatggcatgtagagctgtgcacatagagacagccaacagcatggatacaagttccttcctaagtgcataccgtcactttgtaggacgaagagggcccgtaagacagttgagatgtgaccagggaactaactttgtaggagccaaatcagagtatgagaaatgcttaaaagaattaaaataa